The following proteins are encoded in a genomic region of Terriglobales bacterium:
- a CDS encoding 6-carboxytetrahydropterin synthase → MKAHLTRRYWFPASHRLHSERMSAAENRRTYGKCNNPHGHGHNYTLEVTVAGRVEPRTGMVCDIVDLDGFVAREILEPFGYSNLNRLEPFREKVPTTENLCIEIFNRLEQGFRTARVEKVRLEETMLNAFEYAGANDIRSHRREER, encoded by the coding sequence ATGAAAGCCCACCTGACGCGACGGTACTGGTTCCCGGCGTCGCACCGCTTGCACAGCGAGCGCATGTCGGCGGCGGAGAACCGGCGCACCTACGGCAAATGCAACAACCCGCACGGACACGGGCACAACTACACGCTCGAGGTCACGGTGGCCGGGAGGGTGGAGCCCAGGACGGGCATGGTCTGCGACATCGTGGACCTCGACGGCTTCGTCGCGCGCGAGATCCTGGAGCCCTTTGGCTACTCTAACCTCAACCGGCTGGAACCCTTCCGGGAGAAGGTGCCGACTACCGAGAACCTGTGCATCGAGATCTTTAACCGCCTGGAGCAGGGCTTCCGCACGGCGCGCGTCGAGAAGGTGCGCCTGGAGGAGACCATGCTCAACGCCTTTGAGTACGCCGGAGCGAACGACATTCGAAGCCATAGAAGGGAAGAGCGATGA